The following are encoded together in the Ooceraea biroi isolate clonal line C1 chromosome 2, Obir_v5.4, whole genome shotgun sequence genome:
- the LOC105280115 gene encoding ralA-binding protein 1, with product MDFESPDVEKEFPGLYASESARKSNESDFSDEGSHDKHSKKELLGGKRKDKKDRKDRGYATLEGESSPDEDQETKSPSKSKKTKAFKFPSKKEKREKSREKDAKEKDAEKEKDKKKRDKDEKDIEKEKRKDKDKDKSKQKLKDRKKGKHASSEGLDIGEEQPVFGVSLHLAVERSCCHDGVELPLVVRDCIDYVEEHGMSVEGLYKVPGVKSKVQNLKKLYNHREPVNISEFEPTVATSLLILFLRELPEPVLENSETISRFEQAASTKDVAQREAQLVQLTQQLPDCNRVLLAWVTLHLDHVTAREKTTKMNAQTISMTLSPVLQMSHRLLLALLFHCKALFPNVQLTKYVPPLSSGSTSLPDSVEGIAAELSKQESLLSQIHMQMNAGFVTKSREEQLWEVQRMITQLKRKFKTVQKLEGATQKSLDEEIKSTDNVPIESISQKPKTADEDAGQARSDAQPPSTVNSTTTSVKKDNGKPHSTEEAREKCSCTTGANASTAQNGQSANPQEKDVVDAVEPAAVTPQSREPENVTPNDKANEPEEEDVIDKLRERLIHEELLNMQALLKSRISQERNEIKRLTETLAERGSGTEKKKQQPKERIHSPNEAEMTAMIQLVKENQLLEKKMTTLIRSIIEEKDACVELRVQLAVHQLMAKT from the exons ATGGACTTTGAGAGTCCCGACGTCGAGAAGGAATTCCCCGGATTGTACGCGTCCGAGTCGGCGAGGAAGAGCAATGAGAGCGATT TTAGCGACGAGGGCAGTCACGACAAGCATTCCAAGAAGGAGCTGCTGGGCGGCAAGCGCAAGGACAAGAAGGACAGGAAGGACAGAGGTTACGCCACCCTAGAGGGTGAGAGCTCGCCGGACGAAGATCAGGAGACCAA AAGCCCTTCAAAGTCGAAGAAGACCAAGGCCTTCAAGTTCCCGTCTAAGAAAGAGAAGCGAGAAAAGTCGCGGGAGAAAGATGCAAAGGAGAAAGACgccgagaaggagaaggacaAAAAGAAGAGGGACAAGGACGAGAAGGACATAGAGAAGGAGAAGCGGAAGGACAAGGACAAGGATAAATCCAAGCAGAAATTGAAGGACCGTAAGAAGGGCAAGCACGCCAGCAGCGAGGGTCTGGATATTGGTG AGGAACAACCGGTTTTCGGTGTTAGTCTTCATTTAGCGGTCGAGAGGAGCTGCTGCCACGACGGCGTCGAGCTGCCGCTGGTCGTACGGGACTGCATCGACTACGTGGAGGAACATGGCATGAGCGTGGAGGGTCTGTACAAAGTTCCCGGCGTGAAGTCAAAGGTCCAGAACTTGAAAAAGCTCTACAATCACCGGGAGCCCGTGAACATATCCGAGTTCGAACCCACGGTAGCCACGAGCTTGTTGATACTGTTCCTTAG GGAGCTACCGGAACCGGTGCTGGAGAACAGCGAAACGATATCGCGCTTCGAGCAGGCCGCATCGACCAAGGACGTCGCGCAACGGGAGGCGCAATTAGTGCAACTGACGCAGCAGTTACCTGATTGCAACAGGGTCCTCCTGGCGTGGGTGACGTTGCACCTGGATCACGTCACCGCGCGA GAAAAAACGACGAAGATGAATGCTCAAACGATTTCGATGACGTTGAGCCCGGTGCTGCAAATGAGTCACAGATTGTTGTTGGCTTTATTGTTCCACTGCAAGGCCCTATTCCCGAACGTACAACTGACGAAATACGTGCCGCCGCTGTCGTCCGGTAGCACCAGTCTGCCCGACTCCGTGGAGGGTATCGCCGCGGAACTGTCCAAGCAGGAATCGCTGCTCTCCCAGATTCACATGCAGATGAACGCGGGTTTCGTCACGAaatcgcgcgaggaacaaTTGTGGGAGGTGCAACGGATGATAACGCAGTTGAAG AGAAAGTTCAAGACCGTCCAAAAATTGGAGGGTGCTACGCAAAAGAGTCTAGACGAGGAAATAAAGTCCACCGATAATGTTCCGATAGAGTCGATCTCGCAGAAACCGAAGACTGCGGACGAAGATGCCGGACAGGCGAGATCCGACGCTCAACCACCGTCTACCGTCAATTCTACTACAACATCGGTGAAGAAAGACAACGGCAAGCCACACAGCACggaagaagcgagagagaagtgTTCCTGCACGACGGGCGCGAACGCGAGCACCGCGCAGAACGGACAGAGCGCAAATCCGCAAGAGAAGGACGTGGTCGATGCCGTGGAGCCTGCTGCGGTCACGCCACAATCACGCGAACCTGAAAACGTTACACCGAACGACAAAGCAAACG AACCTGAAGAGGAGGATGTCATAGACAAATTACGGGAGAGGCTGATTCACGAGGAACTGCTAAACATGCAGGCGTTACTGAAGTCACGCATCAGTCAGGAAAGGAACGAGATCAAGCGATTGACGGAGACGCTGGCGGAGCGCGGCAGCGGCacggagaagaagaagcagcAGCCCAAAGAGAGGATACACTCCCCCAACGAGGCTGAAATGACGGCGATGATACAGCTAGTCAAGGAGAATCAGTTACTAGAA AAAAAAATGACGACGTTGATACGCAGTATTATCGAGGAGAAAGACGCCTGCGTGGAACTGCGCGTTCAATTAGCGGTGCATCAATTAATGGCCAAGACCTGA
- the LOC105280114 gene encoding glucose dehydrogenase [FAD, quinone], with protein sequence MLQSCLTVLLLSYASSILSPAVLETVYHFLSGFPSSDQPQEDDAISGQYDFIVIGAGAAGSVLANRLTENRDWNVLLLEQGTDEIFLTDIPVMAPILHVTDYARVYKSEPRPQDASGHGGYCLSMIDGRCNIVSGKAVGGTSVVNFMIYSRGAPADYDGWQALGNPGWGYADVLPYFIKSERCRLIDRDARYHGYNGYLDVTTPTYATPLRECFLKAGQELGYDLVDYNSDKVIGFSTVQANLRNGRRVSASKAFLRPIRDRANFYLSKLSTVTKIVINPRTKAIAGVQFVKNHKTYFVSATKEVILCAGTFGSAQLLMLSGIGPKDHLTSLGIRVIEDLPVGFNLQDHVTMSALTFLVNESVTLIESRVGSNPANFFDYLTQGTGPLTLPGGAEALAFINTNSLKTRQEDQKLKFKYIRSVNVPRNNEQRTRIAPNITSIIINRDFFKMYSHTNVNELLTQDDHPDVELVLGASSLTGDISGSYRGLLGLTEEFYKEVYGRYEGVDAFTIVPILLRPKSRGRLTLRSSSPSDWPIVDINYYDHEDDLNTMVRAIKMAVKVASTSAFKRFNATLLPVQFPGCKHVTFKSDPYWACVARHVTTTVGHYVGTCKMGTRRNSGVVDHKLRVHGVDGLRVVDASVMPTIIAGHTNAAAYMIAERAGDMIKEDWRGTLA encoded by the exons ATGCTGCAGTCTTGTCTGACGGTCTTGCTGTTGAGCTACGCCAGTAGCATCCTGTCGCCGGCTGTCCTGGAGACGGTGTATCACTTCCTCTCGGGGTTCCCGTCGAGTGATCAACCGCAGGAAGATGACGCGATATCCGGGCAATATGACTTTATCGTGATCGGCGCTGGTGCGGCCGGATCGGTGTTAGCGAACCGGCTGACCGAGAATCGCGATTGGAACGTCCTGCTGCTCGAGCAAGGCACAGATGAGATCTTTCTCACGGATATCCCGGTTATGGCACCAATCCTGCACGTTACCGACTATGCGCGGGTCTACAAGAGCGAGCCGCGGCCTCAGGACGCGAGCGGTCACGGTGGATACTGCCTGTCGATGATCGATGGCCGTTGTAACATTGTATCTGGCAAAGCAGTCGGCGGCACCTCGGTGGTGAACTTTATGATCTACTCCAGGGGAGCGCCGGCTGACTATGACGGCTGGCAGGCACTGGGAAATCCCGGTTGGGGCTACGCGGATGTGCTGCCTTACTTCATCAAGTCGGAGAGATGCAGGCTGATCGACAGAGATGCCAG GTATCATGGATATAATGGATATCTTGATGTCACTACTCCTACTTATGCTACTCCCCTGAGAGAATGTTTCTTGAAGGCTGGTCAGGAACTCGGTTACGATCTGGTAGATTACAACAGCGATAAAGTCATAGGCTTCTCGACCGTGCAAGCGAATCTGCGAAACGGCCGTCGAGTTAGCGCCAGCAAAGCTTTCCTCAGGCCGATTCGCGATAGagcgaatttttatttgtccaAACTCTCGACAGTGACGAAAATCGTGATCAATCCGAGAACGAAGGCGATCGCGGGCGTTCAATTCGTTAAGAACCACAAAACGTATTTCGTTTCTGCAACCAAGGAAGTAATACTTTGCGCAG GTACTTTTGGCTCAGCACAGTTACTGATGCTATCCGGGATAGGACCTAAGGATCACTTGACATCTTTGGGTATTCGCGTAATCGAGGACCTTCCGGTAGGATTCAATCTGCAGGATCACGTGACCATGTCAGCTTTGACATTTCTAGTCAACGAGAGCGTGACTCTCATCGAATCGCGTGTAGGTTCTAATCCAGCCAATTTCTTTGACTACTTGACGCAAGGAACGGGTCCGCTGACGTTGCCCGGCGGTGCTGAAGCGTTAGCGTTTATTAATACTAATAGCTTAAAGACAAGACAGGAAGACCagaaattaaagtttaagtACATTCGATCTGTAAATGTGCCGAGAAACAACGAGCAGCGTA CTCGAATTGCTCCTAATATAACTTCCATCATCATCAATCGTGACTTCTTCAAGATGTATTCTCACACCAATGTGAACGAGCTGTTAACACAAGACGATCATCCGGACGTCGAACTGGTGCTGGGTGCAAGCTCGTTAACTGGCGATATCTCCGGAAGCTATCGCGGCCTGCTCGGATTAACCGAGGAGTTTTACAAGGAAGTTTACGGCCGCTACGAAGGCGTCGACGCTTTCACGATAGTACCTATTCTTTTGCGACCCAAGAGTCGCGGCAGGCTCACCCTGAGAAGTTCCAGTCCATCGGATTGGCCGATCGTCGACATCAATTATTACGATCACGAGGATGATCTGAATACGATGGTGCGAGCTATAAAAATG GCGGTTAAAGTAGCATCCACCAGCGCATTTAAGCGTTTCAACGCCACGCTGTTGCCGGTGCAGTTTCCGGGATGCAAGCACGTCACCTTCAAGAGTGACCCATACTGGGCATGTGTCGCGCGCCACGTGACCACGACCGTAGGTCACTACGTGGGCACGTGCAAGATGGGCACGCGGAGGAATTCGGGCGTGGTGGACCATAAGTTACGGGTGCACGGAGTCGACGGACTCAGGGTCGTGGACGCCAGCGTGATGCCCACCATAATCGCCGGCCACACGAACGCAGCCGCGTACATGATCGCCGAGAGAGCCGGCGACATGATCAAGGAGGACTGGCGTGGTACTCTCGCTTAG
- the LOC105280180 gene encoding prion-like-(Q/N-rich) domain-bearing protein 25 isoform X1, with protein MTKTWTVCGFTGLLVLVPVTVCATISYASNSNHGDPSRCNDRSNSNRSNKTFSLCHYDVDCIANAYCQNQRTCSCKENYIAFITDNNNYKCLRVATAIGDPCEEDIQCEFTFTSQSECREGTCQCAHDSHFTDGRCYESVGLGKRCRSHRNCYIENTFCDYGFCTCGLRHHANPDNTGCVLSAKLGEHCDSDDECIVENSKCMQNKCDCKVDYVLAESGQRCRKAASWIGEKCEQQSQCQLFLKHSQCGANNTCDCVAGSHKRGRRCFVDVELGGHCETHHHCITPSYKDSNSNWKSKVDCVNGFCTCTEGYTLMEELQDCIQFSDNGATRWQAYGILLIVLIAEFLVF; from the exons ATGACGAAAACGTGGACGGTATGCGGCTTCACGGGGCTCCTCGTCCTCGTACCCGTTACCGTCTGCGCGACGATCAGCTACGCCAGCAACAGCAACCACGGGGATCCGTCGCGATGCAACGATCGCAGTAATAGCAATCGCAGTAACA AAACCTTCTCGCTGTGCCACTACGACGTCGACTGCATCGCGAACGCGTATTGCCAGAACCAGCGGACCTGCTCGTGCAAGGAAAATTACATCGCGTTCATCACGGACAACAACAACTACAAGTGTCTAAGAG TGGCCACCGCCATCGGCGATCCCTGCGAGGAAGATATCCAGTGTGAGTTCACATTTACATCACAATCGGAATGTCGAGAAGGCACTTGTCAATGCGCCCACGATTCTCACTTCACGGACGGGAGGTGTTACGAATCCGTTG GTTTGGGCAAACGTTGCCGTTCGCATCGCAATTGCTACATCGAAAATACCTTCTGTGATTACGGTTTCTGCACGTGTGGTCTGCGTCATCACGCGAATCCCGATAATACCGGTTGTGTGCTGAGCGCCA AGTTGGGCGAACATTGCGACAGCGACGACGAGTGCATCGTGGAGAACTCGAAGTGCATGCAGAACAAATGTGACTGCAAAGTGGACTACGTGTTAGCCGAGAGCGGTCAGCGGTGTCGGAAAGCTGCTTCGTGGATCGGCGAGAAGTGCGAGCAGCAGTCGCAATGTCAATTGTTCTTGAAGCACAGCCAGTGTGGCGCGAACAATACGTGCGACTGCGTCGCCGGTTCTCACAAACGTGGCCGTAGATGCTTTGTTGATGTCG AACTGGGCGGCCACTGTGAGACTCACCATCATTGCATTACTCCAAGTTACAAGGACTCCAATTCAAACTGGAAATCGAAGGTGGACTGCGTAAATG GCTTCTGCACCTGTACCGAAGGTTATACGTTGATGGAAGAACTACAAGATTGCATTCAGTTCAGTGATAATG gtGCAACGAGATGGCAAGCGTATGGAATACTTCTTATCGTTCTTATCGCAGAATTTCTTGTGTTCTAA
- the LOC105280180 gene encoding prion-like-(Q/N-rich) domain-bearing protein 25 isoform X2, whose translation MAGELKSQPWCRPGWELRTVVLSIALYFAARSAVADAHGQRKHLSRRQTFSLCHYDVDCIANAYCQNQRTCSCKENYIAFITDNNNYKCLRVATAIGDPCEEDIQCEFTFTSQSECREGTCQCAHDSHFTDGRCYESVGLGKRCRSHRNCYIENTFCDYGFCTCGLRHHANPDNTGCVLSAKLGEHCDSDDECIVENSKCMQNKCDCKVDYVLAESGQRCRKAASWIGEKCEQQSQCQLFLKHSQCGANNTCDCVAGSHKRGRRCFVDVELGGHCETHHHCITPSYKDSNSNWKSKVDCVNGFCTCTEGYTLMEELQDCIQFSDNGATRWQAYGILLIVLIAEFLVF comes from the exons ATGGCGGGAGAACTGAAGAGCCAACCGTGGTGCCGTCCCGGGTGGGAGCTGCGGACCGTTGTACTGTCAATCGCCCTGTATTTCGCCGCGAGGAGTGCAGTCGCCGACGCGCACGGTCAGCGCAAACATCTGTCTCGTCGAC AAACCTTCTCGCTGTGCCACTACGACGTCGACTGCATCGCGAACGCGTATTGCCAGAACCAGCGGACCTGCTCGTGCAAGGAAAATTACATCGCGTTCATCACGGACAACAACAACTACAAGTGTCTAAGAG TGGCCACCGCCATCGGCGATCCCTGCGAGGAAGATATCCAGTGTGAGTTCACATTTACATCACAATCGGAATGTCGAGAAGGCACTTGTCAATGCGCCCACGATTCTCACTTCACGGACGGGAGGTGTTACGAATCCGTTG GTTTGGGCAAACGTTGCCGTTCGCATCGCAATTGCTACATCGAAAATACCTTCTGTGATTACGGTTTCTGCACGTGTGGTCTGCGTCATCACGCGAATCCCGATAATACCGGTTGTGTGCTGAGCGCCA AGTTGGGCGAACATTGCGACAGCGACGACGAGTGCATCGTGGAGAACTCGAAGTGCATGCAGAACAAATGTGACTGCAAAGTGGACTACGTGTTAGCCGAGAGCGGTCAGCGGTGTCGGAAAGCTGCTTCGTGGATCGGCGAGAAGTGCGAGCAGCAGTCGCAATGTCAATTGTTCTTGAAGCACAGCCAGTGTGGCGCGAACAATACGTGCGACTGCGTCGCCGGTTCTCACAAACGTGGCCGTAGATGCTTTGTTGATGTCG AACTGGGCGGCCACTGTGAGACTCACCATCATTGCATTACTCCAAGTTACAAGGACTCCAATTCAAACTGGAAATCGAAGGTGGACTGCGTAAATG GCTTCTGCACCTGTACCGAAGGTTATACGTTGATGGAAGAACTACAAGATTGCATTCAGTTCAGTGATAATG gtGCAACGAGATGGCAAGCGTATGGAATACTTCTTATCGTTCTTATCGCAGAATTTCTTGTGTTCTAA
- the LOC109611018 gene encoding neurogenic locus notch homolog protein 1-like isoform X1, protein METLVTLSAIVLMIVLVNGQKIDTPIPCRQTPDCTDIKTLPRNAFCKDGHCMCSELNEIKNCSSLNASVHEMQVPGPLVYRKCRIEQDCVFEGGFCNYVTHQCDCIKNFIPSSSGQHCVSLIHSIDANCKDKNQCLPFLANSTCRDNKCVCAPDYHYVNNTCWKKVEYGDPCMRNQDCLHIEGAVCTNDRKCRCEAETILNTNGTKCLAAAKKIRDECVDIAQCTTTFEHSACIDNMCQCEPDYHYENAMTRCFLNKALDDECANDYECYQAENYMNDSPTRPLKCEANKCTCADNYVRDNKECINSGSSLAVSLLTILFAMALVCSILIS, encoded by the exons ACACGCCTATCCCATGCAGACAAACGCCGGATTGTACAGACATAAAGACCCTTCCGAGAAATGCTTTTTGCAAAGATGGACATTGCATGTGCTCTGAATTGAATGAAATTAAGAATTGCTCGAGTCTCAATGCGTCCGTGCACGAAATGCAAGTTCCAG GTCCGCTGGTTTATCGCAAGTGTAGAATCGAACAGGATTGCGTTTTTGAGGGTGGATTTTGCAACTATGTTACCCACCAATGTGACTGCATAAAGAACTTCATACCATCGAGCAGCGGACAACATTGCGTTTCAT TGATCCATTCGATTGATGCTAACTGCAAGGATAAAAATCAATGTCTGCCGTTTTTGGCGAACAGCACTTGTCGCGACAACAAATGTGTCTGCGCACCTGATTATCATTACGTGAACAATACATGCTGGAAAAAAGTAG AATACGGAGACCCTTGCATGAGAAACCAGGATTGCTTGCATATCGAGGGTGCTGTATGCACGAACGACCGGAAGTGCAGATGTGAGGCTGAAACTATTCTGAATACGAACGGCACAAAGTGCTTGGCCGCTGCAAAGAAGATCCGGGATGAATGCGTGGATATAGCGCAGTGCACGACTACATTTGAGCATTCAGCATGTATTGACAACATGTGCCAGTGTGAGCCAGATTACCATTATGAGAACGCTATGACGAGATGTTTCCTCAACAAAG cGCTCGACGACGAGTGCGCAAACGATTACGAGTGTTATCAAGCTGAAAACTACATGAACGATTCGCCGACCAGGCCTCTGAAGTGTGAGGCCAACAAGTGTACGTGCGCCGACAATTACGTCAGGGATAATAAGGAATGTATCAATTCCG gtTCATCGCTTGCGGTATCCCTATTAACGATCCTTTTTGCGATGGCGTTGGTTTGTAGTATTTTAATCTCGTAG
- the LOC109611018 gene encoding neurogenic locus notch homolog protein 1-like isoform X2, producing the protein METLVTLSAIVLMIVLVNGQKIGPLVYRKCRIEQDCVFEGGFCNYVTHQCDCIKNFIPSSSGQHCVSLIHSIDANCKDKNQCLPFLANSTCRDNKCVCAPDYHYVNNTCWKKVEYGDPCMRNQDCLHIEGAVCTNDRKCRCEAETILNTNGTKCLAAAKKIRDECVDIAQCTTTFEHSACIDNMCQCEPDYHYENAMTRCFLNKALDDECANDYECYQAENYMNDSPTRPLKCEANKCTCADNYVRDNKECINSGSSLAVSLLTILFAMALVCSILIS; encoded by the exons GTCCGCTGGTTTATCGCAAGTGTAGAATCGAACAGGATTGCGTTTTTGAGGGTGGATTTTGCAACTATGTTACCCACCAATGTGACTGCATAAAGAACTTCATACCATCGAGCAGCGGACAACATTGCGTTTCAT TGATCCATTCGATTGATGCTAACTGCAAGGATAAAAATCAATGTCTGCCGTTTTTGGCGAACAGCACTTGTCGCGACAACAAATGTGTCTGCGCACCTGATTATCATTACGTGAACAATACATGCTGGAAAAAAGTAG AATACGGAGACCCTTGCATGAGAAACCAGGATTGCTTGCATATCGAGGGTGCTGTATGCACGAACGACCGGAAGTGCAGATGTGAGGCTGAAACTATTCTGAATACGAACGGCACAAAGTGCTTGGCCGCTGCAAAGAAGATCCGGGATGAATGCGTGGATATAGCGCAGTGCACGACTACATTTGAGCATTCAGCATGTATTGACAACATGTGCCAGTGTGAGCCAGATTACCATTATGAGAACGCTATGACGAGATGTTTCCTCAACAAAG cGCTCGACGACGAGTGCGCAAACGATTACGAGTGTTATCAAGCTGAAAACTACATGAACGATTCGCCGACCAGGCCTCTGAAGTGTGAGGCCAACAAGTGTACGTGCGCCGACAATTACGTCAGGGATAATAAGGAATGTATCAATTCCG gtTCATCGCTTGCGGTATCCCTATTAACGATCCTTTTTGCGATGGCGTTGGTTTGTAGTATTTTAATCTCGTAG